ATGTTCTCGGCGCATCGATGTTGACCATCGCCGTCAACAACGAGGCCTACGGCGACGCCACCGAAGCCACCGTCTTTGGACCATTCTTTGTGGAGGAAGCCCCCGAAATCCAGTACGGCGGGGACATCTCCGGTGGCATGTCCGGACAGCCTTGCTGGGTCGAAGGCACCGTCACCGATACTGAGGGAAACCCTGTTGCCAACGCGCGCGTCGATGTGTGGGAAGCCGACGATGACGGCTTTTACGACGTTCAATATGAAGGCCAGGAGATTGCCGGTCGCGCGTGGCTGCGTACCGATGCCGACGGCCGCTACGGATTCTGGGCGCTTACACCCACCCCTTATCCCATCCCACACGATGGTCCCGTAGGCAACATGCTGCAGGCCACCGGCCGATCACCAGTGCGCTGCGCCCACCTGCACTTCATGGTTGACGCGCCGGGTCTGCGCCGCCTGGTCACCCACATCTTCGTTGAGGGCGACCCACAGCTAGAGATCGGTGACTCCGTCTTTGGCGTCAAAGATTCGCTGATTAAGAAATTTGAGCAGCAAAACGCCTCCACCCCAACCCCAGACGGTCGCGTGCTTGATCGTGATTGGTCGCGCACAACCTTTGATATCGTGCTCGCCCCAGAAAACGCA
The window above is part of the Corynebacterium deserti GIMN1.010 genome. Proteins encoded here:
- a CDS encoding intradiol ring-cleavage dioxygenase, which codes for MDQQAIEQDVTERVLASFENTKDPRLKEIMRSLTTHLHAFIRDVRLTEAEWDRAIAFLTGCGHITDDKRQEFVLLSDVLGASMLTIAVNNEAYGDATEATVFGPFFVEEAPEIQYGGDISGGMSGQPCWVEGTVTDTEGNPVANARVDVWEADDDGFYDVQYEGQEIAGRAWLRTDADGRYGFWALTPTPYPIPHDGPVGNMLQATGRSPVRCAHLHFMVDAPGLRRLVTHIFVEGDPQLEIGDSVFGVKDSLIKKFEQQNASTPTPDGRVLDRDWSRTTFDIVLAPENA